In Desulfovibrio aminophilus, a genomic segment contains:
- the ftsZ gene encoding cell division protein FtsZ: protein MQYFEIEHDTSAKIKVVGCGGGGGNAVNNMIQSALKGVQFIVANTDGQDINKSLAENKLQIGERLTKGLGAGANPDIGREAAMESIETIREQVTGADMVFITAGMGGGTGTGAAPVVAQAAREAGALTVAVVTKPFYFEGKRRLDQAERGIAELRKVVDSIITIPNDRLLQLAAKKASFQEMLKKADEVLYYGVKGIADLITVHGLINLDFADVKAVMSNSGLALMGTGIASGEGRAKEAAMKAITSPLLEDVSIEGAKGVLMNITCSPDMTIEEVSEAANIIYKEADDNAQIFFGTVFDPDAGDEMRITVIATGIDNVRAEAERPAARSGLTLVNPKAQSQGVVAPPTRRMHKVVMSEDRNIPAYLRAGMNNESQAVEPQPMRRAAVAGPGEEEFVFEEDELDVPAFIRKKAD, encoded by the coding sequence ATGCAGTACTTCGAGATCGAGCACGACACGAGCGCAAAGATCAAAGTGGTGGGCTGCGGCGGCGGCGGCGGAAACGCCGTGAACAACATGATCCAGTCGGCCCTGAAGGGGGTCCAGTTCATCGTCGCCAACACCGACGGCCAGGACATCAACAAGTCCCTGGCCGAGAACAAGCTCCAGATCGGCGAGCGCCTGACCAAGGGCCTGGGCGCGGGCGCCAACCCGGACATCGGGCGCGAGGCGGCCATGGAGAGCATCGAGACCATCCGCGAGCAGGTCACGGGCGCGGACATGGTCTTCATCACCGCGGGCATGGGCGGCGGCACCGGCACCGGCGCGGCCCCCGTGGTGGCCCAGGCGGCCCGCGAGGCCGGGGCCCTGACCGTGGCCGTGGTCACCAAGCCCTTCTACTTCGAGGGCAAACGCCGCCTGGACCAGGCCGAGCGCGGCATCGCCGAGCTGCGCAAGGTGGTGGACTCGATCATCACCATCCCCAACGACCGCCTGCTCCAACTGGCGGCCAAGAAAGCCAGCTTCCAGGAAATGCTCAAGAAGGCCGACGAGGTCCTCTACTACGGCGTCAAGGGCATCGCGGACCTGATCACCGTGCACGGCCTGATCAACCTGGACTTCGCCGACGTGAAGGCGGTCATGTCCAACTCCGGCCTGGCCCTCATGGGCACCGGCATCGCCTCGGGCGAGGGCCGCGCCAAGGAGGCCGCCATGAAGGCCATCACCAGCCCGCTGCTGGAGGACGTGTCCATCGAGGGAGCCAAGGGCGTGCTCATGAACATCACCTGTTCGCCGGACATGACCATCGAGGAGGTCTCCGAGGCCGCCAACATCATTTACAAGGAAGCCGACGACAACGCGCAGATCTTCTTCGGCACGGTCTTCGACCCGGACGCCGGCGACGAGATGCGCATCACGGTCATCGCCACGGGCATCGACAACGTGCGCGCCGAGGCCGAGCGCCCGGCCGCCCGTTCCGGCCTGACCCTGGTCAATCCCAAGGCCCAGAGCCAGGGCGTCGTGGCCCCGCCCACCCGCCGCATGCACAAGGTGGTCATGAGCGAGGACCGCAACATCCCCGCCTACCTGCGCGCCGGAATGAACAACGAGTCCCAGGCCGTGGAGCCCCAGCCCATGCGGCGCGCCGCCGTGGCCGGCCCCGGCGAGGAGGAGTTCGTGTTCGAGGAGGACGAGCTGGACGTTCCGGCCTTCATCCGCAAGAAGGCCGACTAG
- the ftsA gene encoding cell division protein FtsA — MAKNDIVVGLDIGTTKIAAVVGEVTPDGVDIIGIGTSPSTGLRRGVVVNIEQTVQSIKKALEEAELMAGCEIRSVYAGIAGSHIKGFNSHGVIAVKGGEVTQRDVDRVIEAAKAVAIPLDREVIHTLPQEYIVDDQRGIADPLGMAGVRLEVKVHIVTGAVTSAQNIVRSCHRAGLDVSNIVLESLASSKAVLTAEEREIGVALVDIGGGTTDLAIFSKDSIKHTSVLALGGNNLTNDIAFGLRTPMMSAEKIKVDHGCALADLLSDDEVIEVPSVGGRESRGMSKKVLAEICEPRCEEILALVDQDLIKSGYKNLIGAGVVLTGGTSLIHGMQDLAEQIFDLPVRIGYPSGIGGLRDVVNSPKFATAVGLLLYGAEEERGHERPFRIRDENVFNRILGKMKKWFTDIA; from the coding sequence ATGGCCAAGAACGACATCGTAGTGGGCCTGGACATCGGGACCACCAAGATCGCGGCTGTCGTCGGCGAGGTCACGCCCGACGGCGTGGACATCATCGGCATCGGCACGAGCCCGTCCACCGGACTGCGGCGCGGCGTGGTGGTGAACATCGAGCAGACCGTGCAGTCCATCAAGAAGGCCCTGGAAGAGGCCGAGCTGATGGCCGGATGCGAAATCCGCTCGGTCTACGCGGGCATCGCCGGAAGCCACATCAAGGGCTTCAACTCGCACGGCGTCATCGCGGTCAAGGGCGGCGAGGTGACCCAGCGCGACGTGGACCGGGTCATCGAGGCGGCCAAGGCCGTGGCCATCCCCCTGGACCGCGAGGTGATCCACACCCTGCCCCAGGAATACATCGTGGACGACCAGCGCGGCATCGCCGACCCCCTGGGCATGGCCGGGGTGCGCCTGGAGGTCAAGGTGCACATCGTCACCGGGGCCGTGACCTCGGCCCAGAACATCGTGCGCTCCTGCCACCGCGCCGGGCTCGACGTCTCGAACATCGTGCTCGAGTCCCTGGCCTCCAGCAAGGCCGTGCTCACGGCCGAGGAGCGCGAGATCGGCGTGGCCCTGGTGGACATCGGCGGCGGCACCACCGATCTGGCCATCTTCTCCAAGGACTCCATCAAGCACACCTCGGTGCTGGCCCTGGGCGGCAACAACCTGACCAACGACATCGCCTTCGGCCTGCGCACGCCGATGATGAGCGCCGAGAAGATCAAGGTGGACCACGGCTGCGCCCTGGCGGACCTCTTGTCCGACGACGAGGTCATCGAGGTGCCCAGCGTGGGCGGCCGCGAGTCCCGGGGCATGTCCAAGAAGGTCCTGGCCGAGATCTGCGAGCCCAGGTGCGAGGAGATCCTGGCCCTGGTGGACCAGGACCTCATCAAGTCCGGCTACAAGAACCTCATCGGCGCGGGCGTGGTGCTCACAGGCGGCACCTCGCTCATCCACGGCATGCAGGACCTGGCCGAGCAGATCTTCGACCTGCCGGTGCGCATCGGCTACCCCTCCGGCATCGGAGGGCTCAGGGACGTGGTCAACAGCCCCAAGTTCGCCACGGCGGTGGGGCTCCTGCTTTACGGGGCCGAGGAGGAACGCGGCCACGAAAGGCCTTTCCGCATCCGCGACGAGAACGTCTTCAACCGCATCCTGGGCAAGATGAAGAAGTGGTTCACGGACATCGCGTAG
- a CDS encoding cell division protein FtsQ/DivIB, with protein sequence MSTLAMRQGRLKIGAKRGNRYKRASRPADGPSRLSSGVSLFAGLCRSTFCLALLLGVLGALGVGLLYGYRYVTIHPYFGLREIQVTGNERLNYGEVLNLADLALGQNCLDVNVAEVERTISQNPWVAHASVRRELPNRLFIQIKERAPVFWVQREGKLLYADASGVVIAPVEPGHFHSLPLLEVDKESAGDPRALAAIVGMMQSRDLPFGLGQIAWVHLTSSGDAEFQLDTEGFTLRFPMRDWRGELSRISAVWQDLRRRGELPGVASIAAVEGMVCVKKKTPLHSS encoded by the coding sequence ATGAGCACCCTGGCCATGCGGCAAGGCCGCCTCAAGATCGGAGCCAAGCGGGGCAACCGCTACAAACGGGCCTCCCGCCCGGCGGACGGCCCATCGCGCCTGTCCTCCGGGGTGTCCCTGTTCGCCGGACTCTGCCGGAGCACGTTCTGCCTGGCGCTGCTCCTGGGCGTGCTCGGCGCGCTCGGCGTGGGACTGCTCTACGGCTACCGCTACGTGACCATCCACCCCTATTTCGGCCTGCGCGAGATCCAGGTCACGGGCAACGAGCGCCTGAACTACGGCGAGGTGCTCAACCTGGCCGACCTGGCCCTGGGCCAGAACTGCCTGGACGTGAACGTGGCCGAGGTGGAGCGCACGATTTCCCAGAACCCCTGGGTGGCCCACGCCTCGGTGCGCCGGGAGCTGCCCAACCGGCTGTTCATCCAGATCAAGGAGCGCGCGCCCGTGTTCTGGGTCCAGCGCGAGGGCAAGCTGCTCTACGCCGACGCCTCGGGCGTGGTCATCGCCCCGGTGGAGCCCGGCCATTTCCACTCCCTGCCCCTGCTGGAGGTGGACAAGGAGAGCGCCGGGGACCCCCGCGCCCTGGCGGCCATCGTGGGCATGATGCAGAGCCGGGACCTGCCCTTCGGCCTGGGCCAGATCGCCTGGGTCCACCTGACCTCCTCGGGCGACGCGGAGTTCCAGCTGGACACCGAGGGATTCACCCTGCGCTTCCCCATGCGCGACTGGCGCGGAGAGCTGTCGCGCATCTCGGCGGTCTGGCAGGACCTGCGCCGCCGGGGCGAACTGCCCGGGGTGGCCTCCATCGCGGCGGTGGAAGGCATGGTCTGCGTGAAGAAAAAGACGCCGCTGCACTCTTCGTGA
- the murB gene encoding UDP-N-acetylmuramate dehydrogenase: MALSVREKPLLRELTTLGLGGTALAEAVARAESDLDELSGFFARYGGRPFVLGGGSNILALDADSDLVLVSVRNADLPEAQTASGALVRVGAGLPLPRLLKFCEDAGLSGLESLAGIPGRVGGAVAMNAGSYGAEMKDLLARVRLWTPDRGLFWVEARDCVFGYRHFEAPVGVGRHLIWEAEFSLVPADPAAVRAKARETIKHKKATQPVSARSAGCVFKNPAGKSAGMLLDQAGFKGRRLGGMAFSDLHANFLVNLGGGRSAEALELLDTARAAVLDRFGERLETEVIILS; encoded by the coding sequence ATGGCCCTGAGCGTGCGCGAAAAACCGCTCCTGCGGGAGCTGACCACCCTGGGACTGGGCGGAACCGCCCTGGCCGAGGCCGTGGCGCGCGCGGAGTCCGACCTGGACGAACTCTCGGGGTTCTTCGCCCGCTACGGCGGCCGTCCCTTCGTGCTCGGCGGCGGGAGCAACATCCTGGCCCTGGACGCGGACTCGGACCTCGTGCTGGTGAGCGTGCGCAACGCCGACCTGCCCGAGGCCCAGACCGCAAGCGGGGCCCTGGTCCGCGTGGGCGCGGGCCTGCCCCTGCCCCGACTGCTCAAGTTCTGCGAGGACGCCGGACTCTCCGGCCTGGAGTCCCTGGCGGGCATCCCCGGCCGCGTGGGCGGGGCCGTGGCCATGAACGCCGGGTCCTACGGCGCGGAGATGAAGGACCTGCTCGCGCGGGTGCGGCTCTGGACCCCGGATCGCGGGCTGTTCTGGGTCGAGGCCCGGGACTGCGTGTTCGGCTACCGGCATTTCGAGGCCCCCGTCGGCGTGGGCCGTCACCTCATCTGGGAGGCCGAGTTCAGCCTGGTCCCGGCCGATCCCGCCGCCGTGCGGGCCAAGGCCAGGGAGACCATCAAACACAAGAAGGCCACCCAACCGGTGAGCGCGCGCAGCGCGGGCTGCGTGTTCAAGAACCCGGCGGGCAAGAGCGCCGGGATGCTCCTGGACCAGGCCGGGTTCAAGGGCCGCCGCCTGGGCGGCATGGCCTTCTCGGACCTGCACGCCAATTTCCTGGTCAACCTGGGCGGCGGCCGCAGCGCCGAGGCCCTGGAGCTTCTGGATACGGCCCGGGCCGCCGTGCTCGACCGGTTCGGAGAACGCCTGGAAACGGAGGTCATCATCCTGTCATGA
- the murC gene encoding UDP-N-acetylmuramate--L-alanine ligase — translation MRSRVNTIHMVGIGGAGMSGIAEVLLNLGFSVTGSDLAAGAAVRRLKSLGATVFIGHGADNVTEADVLVKSTAIAENNPELAKARELGIPIIPRAEMLAELMRLKTGIAVAGTHGKTTTTSLLATIFTEAGLDPTVIIGGRLNTYGSNARLGEGEYLIAEADESDGSFLCLSPIITVVTNVDKDHMDHYPDLAAIDQAFTQFMNHIPFYGMNVVCGDDPGVQRLLPAIKRPVLTYGLGPKNRLRGEILASHLRSVFKVGLDGEPWGEVTLSHPGHHNVLNALAAIGVAMEAGLPKEAILQGLANFGGVGRRFEKKGERKGVLVVDDYGHHPAEIKATLDTAKACFPERRLVVAFQPHRFTRTQALFGDFCKVFDGVDQLLLTEIYPASEAPIPGVNGLSLAQGIRQVSKTAVRFFPDFAALERSLPDCLKPGDLFLTLGAGSIWQIGENWLNAEENAE, via the coding sequence ATGCGCAGCCGGGTGAACACCATCCACATGGTGGGCATCGGCGGCGCGGGCATGAGCGGCATCGCCGAGGTGCTCCTCAACCTCGGCTTCTCGGTCACGGGCTCGGACCTGGCGGCCGGAGCCGCCGTGCGCCGCCTCAAGTCCCTGGGCGCCACGGTGTTCATCGGCCACGGCGCGGACAACGTCACCGAGGCCGACGTGCTCGTGAAGTCCACGGCCATCGCCGAGAACAACCCCGAGCTGGCCAAGGCGCGCGAACTGGGCATCCCGATCATCCCCCGGGCCGAGATGCTGGCCGAGCTGATGCGCCTGAAGACCGGCATCGCGGTGGCCGGGACCCACGGCAAGACCACCACGACCTCGCTGTTGGCGACCATCTTCACCGAGGCCGGGCTGGACCCCACCGTGATCATCGGCGGCCGCCTGAACACCTATGGCTCCAACGCCCGCCTGGGCGAGGGCGAATACCTCATCGCCGAGGCCGACGAGTCCGACGGCTCGTTCCTCTGCCTCTCCCCGATCATCACCGTGGTCACCAACGTGGACAAGGACCACATGGACCACTACCCCGACCTGGCGGCCATCGACCAGGCCTTCACACAGTTCATGAACCACATCCCGTTCTACGGCATGAACGTGGTCTGCGGCGACGACCCCGGCGTGCAGCGCCTCCTGCCCGCCATCAAGCGCCCGGTGCTGACCTACGGCCTGGGCCCGAAGAACCGCCTGCGCGGCGAGATCCTGGCCTCGCACCTGCGCAGCGTGTTCAAGGTCGGCCTGGACGGCGAGCCCTGGGGCGAGGTGACTCTCTCCCACCCCGGCCACCACAACGTGCTCAACGCCCTGGCCGCCATCGGCGTGGCCATGGAGGCCGGGCTGCCCAAGGAGGCCATCCTCCAGGGCCTGGCCAACTTCGGCGGCGTGGGCCGCCGCTTCGAGAAGAAGGGCGAGCGCAAGGGCGTGCTCGTGGTGGACGACTACGGCCACCATCCGGCCGAGATCAAGGCCACCCTGGACACGGCCAAGGCCTGCTTCCCGGAGCGCCGCCTGGTGGTGGCCTTCCAGCCGCACCGCTTCACCCGCACCCAGGCCCTGTTCGGGGACTTCTGCAAGGTCTTCGACGGCGTGGACCAGCTCCTGCTCACCGAGATCTACCCGGCCTCCGAGGCCCCCATCCCCGGGGTCAACGGCCTGTCCCTGGCCCAGGGCATCCGGCAGGTGAGCAAGACGGCGGTGCGCTTCTTTCCGGATTTCGCGGCCCTGGAACGGTCCCTGCCCGATTGCCTCAAGCCCGGCGACCTGTTCCTGACCCTGGGCGCGGGCAGCATCTGGCAGATCGGCGAGAACTGGCTCAACGCCGAAGAGAACGCGGAGTAG
- the murG gene encoding undecaprenyldiphospho-muramoylpentapeptide beta-N-acetylglucosaminyltransferase, which yields MEKVVITTGGTGGHIFPALAVAGEILKRHPRCRVLFLGGPGPEGGLARKAGLEFRELPAKGIVGRGLKGLLASTWLVGGLCKALSALRAFRPQAVIGFGGYAGFCPVLAARILGIPTAVHEQNSVPGVTNRILGKVARRIFLSFPDRAGAFPAAKTRLTGNPVRPEIAAVGAAASRTPGRNLLVLGGSQGARAVNDAVIAALPLLREARVEIVHQAGPADAERVRRAYEEAGMDGAAVRGFIEDMASAYERADLLLCRSGATTVFEAAAAGKPAVLVPFPHATHDHQTVNAEALAEAGGAVVLAQSGLTARVLAETVTKLLDDPSRLADMARAARSFARPEAAAAIVDGIGELPPRAA from the coding sequence GTGGAGAAAGTCGTGATCACCACCGGCGGCACCGGTGGGCACATCTTCCCGGCGCTGGCCGTGGCCGGGGAAATCCTGAAGCGGCACCCCCGCTGCAGAGTGCTCTTCCTCGGCGGCCCGGGCCCGGAGGGCGGACTCGCCCGCAAGGCCGGGCTGGAGTTCCGCGAACTCCCGGCCAAGGGCATCGTGGGTCGGGGGCTCAAGGGCCTCCTCGCCTCCACCTGGCTGGTCGGCGGCCTGTGCAAGGCCCTCTCCGCCCTGCGCGCATTCCGGCCCCAGGCCGTGATCGGCTTCGGCGGCTACGCCGGATTCTGCCCGGTGCTGGCGGCCCGCATCCTGGGCATCCCCACCGCCGTGCATGAACAGAACTCCGTGCCCGGCGTGACGAACCGCATCCTCGGCAAGGTGGCCCGGCGGATTTTCCTCTCCTTCCCGGACCGCGCCGGGGCCTTCCCGGCGGCCAAGACCCGGCTCACCGGCAATCCCGTGCGGCCGGAGATCGCGGCCGTGGGCGCGGCCGCCTCCCGGACCCCGGGGCGCAACCTGCTCGTGCTCGGCGGCAGCCAGGGCGCGCGGGCCGTGAACGACGCCGTGATCGCGGCCCTGCCGCTGCTGCGCGAAGCCCGGGTGGAGATCGTGCACCAGGCCGGCCCCGCCGACGCCGAGCGCGTGCGCCGGGCCTACGAGGAGGCCGGGATGGACGGCGCGGCCGTGCGCGGCTTCATCGAGGACATGGCCAGTGCTTACGAGCGGGCCGACCTCCTGCTCTGCCGCTCCGGGGCCACCACGGTCTTCGAGGCCGCCGCCGCGGGGAAACCCGCCGTGCTGGTGCCCTTCCCCCACGCCACCCACGACCACCAGACGGTCAACGCCGAGGCCCTGGCCGAGGCGGGCGGCGCGGTGGTCCTGGCCCAGTCCGGGCTCACGGCGCGGGTCCTGGCCGAGACGGTGACGAAACTTCTGGACGATCCCTCCCGGCTGGCGGACATGGCCCGCGCCGCGCGCTCCTTCGCGCGGCCGGAGGCGGCCGCCGCCATCGTGGACGGGATCGGGGAACTGCCGCCCAGAGCGGCCTGA
- the ftsW gene encoding putative lipid II flippase FtsW has translation MNEAGRVPETAKHPDWWLLVAAMLLAGFGIIMVLSASGIMAERYYGDKYLFFKKQAVYAALGLVAMFSIYRLPRKFFYNTTYLWVIGVMLLLGLCALTPLGVSAGGAKRWIHLGPLSVQPLEFAKPALVLYLAYFFSRKQELVKTFSVGFLPPFFATGMLCLLLLLQPDFGGAVFLAMLLFFMCFVGGTRLIYLMLSLFFAGGAGWLLISSSPYRFKRWTAFLDPFKSAQAEGYQLVQSFYAFGSGKLFGAGLGAGRQKLFYLPEAHNDFIMAVAGEELGFIGLSAVLLVMGILLWRAFSIAYRQEDLQDRFTAFGMAAILALGCVLNLAVVLGTVPPKGVPMPFVSYGGSSLIVCFVCVGFLLNLSRSAVRWRKS, from the coding sequence ATCAACGAAGCCGGACGCGTCCCCGAGACCGCGAAGCACCCGGACTGGTGGCTCCTGGTGGCGGCCATGCTCCTGGCCGGCTTCGGGATCATCATGGTCCTCTCGGCCAGCGGCATCATGGCCGAGCGCTACTACGGGGACAAGTACCTCTTCTTCAAGAAGCAGGCGGTGTACGCGGCCCTGGGCCTGGTGGCCATGTTCAGCATCTACCGGCTGCCCCGCAAATTCTTCTACAACACGACCTATCTCTGGGTCATCGGCGTGATGCTGCTCCTGGGCCTCTGCGCCCTGACCCCCCTGGGCGTGTCCGCCGGCGGCGCCAAGCGCTGGATCCACCTCGGCCCCCTCTCCGTCCAGCCCCTGGAGTTCGCCAAGCCCGCCCTGGTCCTCTACCTGGCCTACTTCTTCTCGCGCAAACAGGAGCTGGTGAAGACCTTCAGCGTGGGCTTCCTGCCGCCCTTCTTCGCCACCGGGATGCTCTGCCTGCTCCTGCTCCTCCAGCCGGACTTCGGCGGCGCGGTCTTCCTGGCCATGCTCCTCTTCTTCATGTGCTTCGTGGGCGGCACCCGGCTCATCTACCTCATGCTCTCGCTCTTCTTCGCGGGCGGCGCGGGCTGGCTGCTCATCAGCTCCTCGCCCTACCGCTTCAAGCGCTGGACCGCCTTCCTGGACCCCTTCAAGAGCGCCCAGGCCGAGGGCTACCAGCTCGTGCAGTCCTTCTACGCCTTCGGTTCCGGCAAGCTCTTCGGCGCGGGCCTCGGCGCGGGCCGCCAGAAGCTCTTCTACCTGCCCGAGGCGCACAACGACTTCATCATGGCCGTGGCCGGGGAGGAGCTGGGCTTCATCGGCCTCTCGGCCGTGCTCCTGGTCATGGGCATCCTGCTCTGGCGGGCCTTCTCCATCGCCTACCGCCAGGAGGACCTCCAGGACCGCTTCACGGCCTTCGGCATGGCCGCCATCCTGGCCCTGGGCTGCGTGCTCAACCTGGCCGTGGTCCTCGGCACGGTGCCGCCCAAGGGCGTGCCCATGCCCTTCGTCAGCTACGGCGGCAGCAGCCTGATCGTCTGCTTCGTCTGCGTCGGATTCCTGTTGAACCTTTCGCGGAGCGCGGTGCGGTGGAGAAAGTCGTGA
- the murD gene encoding UDP-N-acetylmuramoyl-L-alanine--D-glutamate ligase, producing the protein MTTLREQAFKRLRGKRAVVVGAGKSGLAAARLLLEAGARVALADAKPEISAEVLGDLAGRLDPRLGAHTPEQFRDADLVVLSPGVPAKKIAAALAPVAPENVVAELEFASWFLEAPILAVTGTNGKTTTTTLISKMLEDAGKTVFTGGNIGTPLCEFILQGGRADVVVLEVSSFQLQNCRTFKPRVAMLLNFAPNHLDYHADMEEYLSAKLNLFARMDEDGTAILPEAMRAELSARRFTRARMVWFAPTDRFPAPHLHGAHNRANVEAAWQAVRLFGVGEESARATAADFLPLAHRLQTVAEKNGVLYVDDSKSTTLDSTAAAVKSFERPVRLLLGGVFKGGDVATLIPALDGRVVEIGLFGAARDIFEPILAGRFPLFWEPDLDKAVRRLTGNSRPGDVVLLSPATASFDAYTSYGARGDHFQRIVRELP; encoded by the coding sequence GTGACCACGCTCAGGGAACAGGCTTTCAAACGGCTGCGCGGCAAACGGGCCGTGGTGGTGGGCGCGGGCAAGTCCGGCCTGGCCGCCGCCCGGCTCCTGCTGGAGGCCGGGGCGCGCGTGGCCCTGGCCGACGCCAAGCCGGAGATTTCCGCCGAGGTCCTCGGGGACCTTGCCGGACGCCTGGACCCGCGCCTGGGCGCGCACACCCCCGAACAGTTCCGCGACGCCGACCTGGTGGTCCTCTCCCCCGGCGTCCCGGCCAAGAAGATCGCCGCCGCCCTGGCCCCGGTGGCCCCGGAGAACGTGGTCGCCGAACTGGAGTTCGCCTCCTGGTTCCTGGAGGCCCCCATCCTGGCCGTCACCGGCACCAACGGCAAGACCACGACCACCACGCTCATCTCCAAGATGCTCGAGGACGCGGGCAAGACGGTCTTCACCGGCGGCAACATCGGCACGCCCCTGTGCGAGTTCATCCTCCAGGGCGGCCGCGCCGACGTGGTGGTCCTGGAGGTCTCCAGCTTCCAGCTCCAGAACTGCCGGACCTTCAAGCCCCGCGTGGCCATGCTCCTGAACTTCGCGCCCAACCACCTGGACTACCACGCGGACATGGAGGAATACCTCTCGGCCAAGCTGAACCTCTTCGCCCGCATGGACGAGGACGGCACGGCCATCCTGCCCGAGGCGATGCGCGCCGAGCTGTCCGCGCGCCGCTTCACCCGGGCCCGCATGGTCTGGTTCGCGCCCACGGACCGCTTTCCGGCCCCGCACCTGCACGGGGCCCACAACCGGGCCAACGTCGAGGCCGCCTGGCAGGCCGTGCGGCTCTTCGGCGTGGGCGAGGAGAGCGCCCGGGCCACGGCCGCCGACTTCCTGCCCCTGGCGCACCGGCTCCAGACCGTGGCCGAGAAGAACGGCGTGCTCTACGTGGACGACTCCAAATCCACCACCCTGGACTCCACGGCCGCGGCGGTGAAGAGCTTCGAGCGGCCCGTGCGCCTGCTCCTGGGCGGGGTCTTCAAGGGCGGCGACGTGGCGACCCTCATTCCGGCCCTGGACGGCCGGGTGGTGGAGATCGGCCTGTTCGGCGCGGCCCGGGACATCTTCGAGCCGATCCTGGCGGGCCGCTTCCCGCTCTTCTGGGAGCCGGACCTGGACAAAGCCGTGCGCCGCCTGACGGGCAACAGCCGCCCCGGGGACGTGGTCCTGCTCTCCCCGGCCACGGCCAGCTTCGACGCCTACACGAGCTACGGGGCCCGTGGCGACCACTTCCAGCGCATCGTGAGGGAACTGCCGTGA
- the mraY gene encoding phospho-N-acetylmuramoyl-pentapeptide-transferase, with protein sequence MIYHLLYPLASQIGAFNVFRYITFRSIYALLTALVLTIVFGPAMIRWLTKLKCGQYIREDGPQHQCKQGTPTMGGLLVGLAVVGSTLLWADLRNHYIWLALFVFTGFGAVGFADDYIKVVKKRNKGLSARAKFLAQLFVAGAAVTALIFEPVYSTKLSVPFFKYFVPDLGWFYLPFALVVLIGSSNGVNLTDGLDGLAIGPTVVAAATFAIFVYAAGHAGIADYLNIAHLPGVGEVTIICGALVGAGLGFLWYNAYPAQVFMGDVGSLSMGGLLGFISVLCKQELLLVLVGGVFVFETLSVILQVGYFKVTGGKRIFRMAPLHHHFEMKGVPESKIIIRFWILSILMALMALSTLKLR encoded by the coding sequence ATGATCTATCATCTGCTCTATCCCCTGGCGTCCCAGATCGGGGCCTTCAACGTCTTCCGCTACATCACCTTCCGCTCGATCTACGCCCTGCTCACGGCCCTGGTCCTGACCATCGTCTTCGGCCCGGCCATGATCCGCTGGCTGACCAAGCTCAAGTGCGGGCAGTACATCCGCGAGGACGGCCCGCAGCACCAGTGCAAGCAGGGCACCCCGACCATGGGCGGCCTGCTGGTGGGCCTGGCCGTGGTGGGCAGCACCCTGCTCTGGGCCGACCTGCGCAACCACTACATCTGGCTGGCCCTGTTCGTCTTCACCGGCTTCGGGGCCGTGGGCTTCGCCGACGACTACATCAAGGTGGTCAAGAAGCGGAACAAGGGCCTCTCGGCCAGGGCCAAGTTCCTGGCCCAGCTGTTCGTGGCCGGGGCGGCCGTGACGGCGCTCATCTTCGAGCCGGTGTACTCCACCAAGCTCTCGGTGCCCTTCTTCAAGTACTTCGTGCCGGACCTGGGCTGGTTCTACCTGCCCTTCGCCCTGGTGGTGCTCATCGGCTCCTCCAACGGCGTGAACCTCACCGACGGCCTGGACGGCCTGGCCATCGGGCCCACGGTGGTGGCCGCGGCCACCTTCGCCATCTTCGTCTACGCGGCGGGCCACGCGGGCATCGCGGACTACCTGAACATCGCCCACCTGCCCGGCGTGGGCGAGGTCACGATCATCTGCGGCGCGCTGGTGGGCGCGGGGCTGGGCTTCCTCTGGTACAACGCCTATCCGGCCCAGGTCTTCATGGGCGACGTGGGCAGCCTGTCCATGGGCGGCCTGCTCGGCTTCATCTCCGTGCTCTGCAAGCAGGAGCTCCTGCTCGTCCTGGTGGGCGGCGTGTTCGTCTTCGAGACCCTCTCGGTGATCCTCCAGGTCGGCTACTTCAAGGTCACGGGCGGCAAGCGCATCTTCCGCATGGCCCCCCTGCACCACCATTTCGAGATGAAGGGCGTGCCGGAGTCCAAGATCATCATCCGGTTCTGGATCCTCTCCATCCTCATGGCCCTCATGGCCCTGAGCACGCTCAAGCTGAGGTGA